In one window of Thalassotalea agarivorans DNA:
- a CDS encoding DUF58 domain-containing protein: MLTSLKKTIDGRFESWLKRRVPQSSRHQLSSKNIFIFPSGFGFSYLALVILIFLLGTNYQNNIIVLFSYLMLSLFLTCMFATFNNMAKLSLEFVNAPLLEANKKGNVTFKALSANAKQGIRASFREQSQSIAFDLHDQEHTTIEIPVEVNERGEHIAQRVKLYSRYPLGLFNCWSYLAYPIQLIVFPEPIEPSMANFSNSLEEAEQGKGRQVKQSDEFYQFKAYEQGMPLTHVAWKQVAKGGDWQVRENQSLSGNDDWITLDSVEAGHIEAKLAKMTYLVIDKTRKGHAFGFRLGETILAVQSGEQHLQACLTAIARY; this comes from the coding sequence ATGCTGACCTCATTAAAGAAAACAATTGATGGTCGTTTCGAATCCTGGTTAAAGCGCAGGGTACCGCAGTCCAGTCGTCATCAATTGTCGAGTAAGAACATTTTTATTTTCCCAAGTGGCTTTGGTTTTAGTTACTTAGCATTAGTGATCTTGATTTTTTTACTCGGCACCAATTACCAAAACAATATTATTGTGTTGTTTTCTTACCTAATGTTGAGTCTTTTTTTAACCTGCATGTTTGCAACGTTTAACAATATGGCAAAATTGTCACTTGAATTTGTTAATGCGCCGCTATTAGAAGCAAATAAAAAAGGTAATGTTACCTTTAAGGCGTTGTCAGCAAACGCTAAACAGGGCATTCGCGCAAGTTTTAGAGAACAATCTCAAAGTATTGCCTTTGATTTGCATGACCAAGAACACACGACAATAGAGATCCCAGTAGAAGTAAATGAGCGCGGGGAACATATTGCACAGCGGGTAAAGTTGTACTCCCGGTATCCTTTAGGCTTGTTTAACTGTTGGAGCTATTTAGCTTACCCCATTCAACTCATTGTTTTTCCAGAGCCAATAGAGCCGAGCATGGCAAATTTTTCCAATAGTTTGGAAGAAGCCGAGCAGGGTAAAGGCCGGCAAGTAAAACAAAGTGATGAGTTTTATCAGTTTAAAGCCTATGAACAAGGCATGCCGCTTACACATGTTGCTTGGAAGCAAGTGGCTAAAGGCGGAGATTGGCAAGTAAGAGAAAACCAATCATTATCTGGTAATGACGATTGGATTACGTTGGATAGTGTCGAAGCAGGGCACATTGAAGCTAAGCTGGCCAAAATGACCTATTTAGTGATTGATAAAACGCGGAAGGGACACGCTTTTGGCTTTCGTTTAGGCGAAACAATCTTGGCGGTGCAATCAGGCGAGCAGCACCTACAGGCGTGCTTAACGGCTATTGCGAGGTATTAA
- a CDS encoding transglutaminase TgpA family protein, with product MMADRLLLVNVKQKQWLVLVALANILLVLPQIHWSILLLTITIVSYQFYGTLHAFSKQARVNKLFSWLAIILIIATGYQQGILISMVQLLTCAYCLKLGELNKNKDLYQFLLLGFFVLAACFIFYQSLWIFGLTLLLFVLNTTIVTVALYRTESFITVLKKHGRLFAYSLPLAFALFFLFPKLSPFWQVPLAKSAKTGLSDSVKVGDIANLALSNELAFRVEFKTPPASQQPLYWRAMTLDQFDGSSWRKESARRKMQTVRQPSITWSQLPPVEYQVIAQPSFQTWLFSLDYPNIFTQSAQVKVLSDASVRATKPIVQRVSYGVASDIGAKLDVNLSERARAKYLALPQASDINPRLRQLGQELSQRYTQPMAKVEWLQQHFSSNDYFYTLTPQTLANNSLDQFYFETKEGFCEHYASTFTFIMRAAGVPARLVTGYLGAELNEQGQFYRVLQRDAHAWSEIWIEGQGWQRVDPTGFVAPERVLSGFSEQLTSEQNNLNNDFLAQWGVSDALVFLKLKHFFESLDYQWSKWVVSFDNKRQNNLLQGFMNALSSWQTYLYVLVVVLFVILSVFLWRLYDKRTRFVAKSKEDVRFEQLQDLLAKHGDSKETSQTVSAFCAHIAQRYPPLAESVTTFASHYNQLKYRDLSESRQKDVERELEANFNKLKQSIGAVSS from the coding sequence ATGATGGCCGATCGACTATTACTCGTTAATGTAAAACAAAAGCAATGGTTAGTGTTGGTAGCGCTAGCCAATATTTTGTTGGTTTTGCCGCAAATCCATTGGTCTATATTGCTACTTACCATCACTATTGTAAGCTATCAGTTTTACGGCACATTACATGCATTTTCGAAGCAAGCGCGCGTTAATAAACTGTTTTCCTGGTTGGCCATCATACTTATTATTGCTACGGGCTATCAGCAGGGCATTCTGATATCCATGGTGCAATTGTTAACCTGTGCTTACTGTTTAAAATTAGGGGAGCTCAACAAAAACAAAGATTTATATCAGTTTTTACTGCTTGGTTTTTTTGTGCTTGCTGCCTGCTTTATTTTTTATCAATCACTTTGGATCTTTGGATTAACACTACTGTTGTTTGTGTTAAACACAACCATAGTTACGGTGGCGCTGTATCGCACCGAATCCTTTATTACCGTGTTGAAAAAGCATGGACGTTTATTTGCCTACAGTTTACCGCTCGCGTTTGCTTTATTCTTTCTATTTCCCAAGTTATCTCCGTTTTGGCAGGTGCCACTAGCAAAATCCGCAAAAACAGGCTTGTCTGACTCGGTAAAAGTAGGTGATATAGCAAATTTAGCTTTGTCGAATGAACTAGCTTTTAGGGTTGAGTTTAAAACGCCGCCAGCGTCACAACAGCCACTTTATTGGCGCGCGATGACGCTTGATCAATTTGATGGTAGCAGTTGGCGCAAGGAAAGTGCTAGGCGAAAAATGCAAACGGTACGGCAACCTTCAATTACTTGGTCACAGCTACCGCCAGTTGAATATCAGGTTATCGCACAGCCTAGCTTTCAAACGTGGTTATTTTCACTTGATTACCCAAATATTTTTACCCAATCTGCACAAGTTAAGGTACTTAGCGACGCTAGTGTGAGAGCAACAAAGCCAATTGTGCAGCGGGTAAGTTATGGTGTGGCAAGTGATATTGGTGCTAAGCTCGATGTTAACCTTTCAGAGCGAGCACGTGCCAAGTATTTGGCACTGCCACAAGCTAGTGACATTAACCCGAGATTACGTCAACTAGGACAAGAATTATCGCAGCGCTATACTCAACCGATGGCTAAAGTTGAATGGCTACAACAGCATTTTTCTAGCAATGATTACTTTTACACGCTAACGCCGCAAACTCTTGCCAATAACAGCTTAGATCAATTCTACTTTGAGACAAAAGAAGGTTTTTGTGAACATTACGCGTCTACGTTTACCTTTATTATGCGCGCTGCCGGTGTGCCAGCCCGCCTTGTTACTGGTTACTTAGGCGCAGAGCTCAATGAACAAGGTCAGTTTTATCGCGTACTGCAACGTGATGCACACGCTTGGTCAGAAATATGGATAGAAGGGCAAGGTTGGCAGCGCGTCGACCCTACAGGTTTCGTAGCGCCAGAGCGCGTATTATCCGGTTTTAGTGAGCAACTTACCTCAGAGCAAAACAACTTAAACAATGATTTTCTTGCACAGTGGGGTGTTTCTGATGCCTTGGTGTTTTTAAAACTGAAGCACTTTTTTGAATCGCTTGATTATCAATGGTCTAAATGGGTGGTGAGTTTTGACAATAAACGACAAAACAACCTATTGCAGGGATTTATGAATGCTTTGTCTAGTTGGCAAACCTATTTATATGTCTTGGTGGTAGTGTTGTTCGTGATATTGTCTGTCTTTTTGTGGCGATTGTACGACAAACGTACGCGATTTGTAGCGAAATCCAAGGAAGATGTTAGGTTTGAACAACTGCAAGATCTGCTCGCTAAACATGGCGATAGCAAAGAAACATCACAAACAGTAAGTGCGTTTTGCGCTCATATTGCGCAGCGGTATCCGCCGTTGGCAGAATCTGTTACTACCTTTGCATCTCATTATAACCAATTGAAATATAGAGATTTATCAGAAAGTCGGCAAAAGGATGTAGAGCGTGAACTAGAGGCTAATTTTAACAAATTAAAACAAAGTATTGGCGCTGTTAGTAGTTGA
- a CDS encoding AAA family ATPase, with protein MDNNINNILAQINRYVLGKEKQVKLALACMLAKGHLLLEDLPGMGKTTLAHTLADTLGLSYQRVQFTSDMLPADITGINVFDNQKQAFSLHKGPIFNQLILADEINRASPKTQSALLESMEEGQVSIDGKTYTLPDPFFVIATQNPQHHLGTYPLPESQMDRFTMRLSLGFPTKDAEKMILNGQNKRVQHQALPPQIDAEQLLSLQALVREVTVSDSLLDYVIALGSATREQSKFNALSPRALQALVASSKAWAFIHGRDYALPEDVQAVFVPVCQHRMDSQSLGEHEQSYALQVLKSVDPSAS; from the coding sequence ATGGACAACAATATTAATAATATACTCGCACAAATTAACCGATACGTTCTTGGCAAAGAAAAACAAGTGAAATTGGCTTTAGCCTGTATGTTGGCTAAAGGGCACTTATTGCTTGAAGACCTACCAGGAATGGGTAAAACGACCTTAGCGCATACCTTAGCGGATACGCTAGGGCTTAGTTATCAGCGTGTTCAATTTACCAGTGATATGTTACCCGCTGACATCACCGGCATTAACGTTTTTGACAATCAAAAACAGGCGTTTAGCCTACATAAGGGTCCAATATTCAATCAACTTATTCTAGCTGATGAGATCAACCGAGCCAGTCCGAAGACACAAAGTGCGCTGTTGGAGTCTATGGAAGAAGGACAAGTGAGTATTGATGGCAAAACCTACACCTTGCCTGATCCGTTTTTTGTAATCGCTACACAAAATCCGCAACACCACCTAGGCACATACCCGTTACCTGAATCACAAATGGACCGTTTTACCATGCGGTTGAGCTTAGGCTTTCCAACCAAAGATGCCGAAAAGATGATCCTTAATGGTCAAAATAAACGCGTTCAACACCAAGCTTTGCCGCCACAAATAGATGCGGAGCAATTATTGTCGCTACAAGCTTTAGTGCGTGAGGTAACGGTTTCTGACAGCTTGCTTGATTATGTTATTGCACTAGGCAGTGCAACGCGTGAGCAGTCTAAATTTAATGCATTGTCGCCTCGTGCCTTGCAAGCACTTGTAGCATCGAGCAAAGCGTGGGCATTTATTCATGGGCGTGATTACGCACTTCCAGAAGACGTACAAGCGGTATTTGTACCTGTATGTCAGCATCGCATGGACAGCCAGTCATTAGGCGAGCATGAACAGTCCTATGCGCTGCAGGTATTAAAAAGTGTTGACCCGTCGGCGAGCTAA
- a CDS encoding DUF924 family protein, protein MQYEKVIAFWFDTLKPNQWFAKSDTLDKEITATFSQTHAYVVAGESEQWRQHALGALAEIIVLDQFSRNIFRDRPAAFAYDGQALVLAQRAIELGLDQQLTPPQKSFMYMPFMHSESLAIHKIAETLFAQPGLEHNLAFELKHKVIIEQFGRYPHRNNILSRESTAEERAFLAQPGSSF, encoded by the coding sequence ATGCAATATGAAAAAGTGATCGCGTTTTGGTTTGACACGTTAAAACCTAATCAATGGTTTGCAAAAAGCGATACCCTAGATAAAGAAATTACGGCGACTTTTAGCCAAACTCACGCATACGTTGTCGCTGGCGAAAGTGAGCAATGGCGGCAACATGCACTCGGGGCACTAGCTGAAATCATTGTTTTAGATCAGTTTTCTCGCAATATCTTTCGCGATAGACCCGCCGCATTTGCTTATGACGGACAAGCGCTAGTGTTAGCGCAAAGAGCGATAGAATTAGGGCTAGATCAGCAGTTAACGCCACCACAAAAAAGTTTTATGTACATGCCTTTTATGCACAGTGAATCTTTGGCGATACATAAAATAGCGGAAACTTTGTTTGCGCAACCCGGTCTAGAACATAACTTAGCGTTTGAACTAAAACATAAGGTTATTATTGAACAGTTTGGGCGTTACCCCCACAGAAATAACATACTCTCAAGAGAGTCGACGGCAGAAGAGCGCGCATTTTTAGCACAACCAGGTTCTTCTTTTTAA
- a CDS encoding GFA family protein has product MRISGSCLCQKVNFAVETEQVTPLVAHCHCRMCQKFHGSAFSTFIEVKLQGFHLNGKAHLTHYVSDNGAKRSFCNSCGSSLFFESVYNRADQTIEVALAALDSGQHLFKPNANIYVSSQVTWLHDIHELPHFPNYRQ; this is encoded by the coding sequence ATGCGCATCAGCGGTAGTTGCCTATGTCAAAAGGTGAACTTTGCTGTTGAAACAGAGCAGGTCACGCCGCTTGTAGCGCATTGTCATTGTCGCATGTGTCAGAAGTTTCACGGCAGCGCTTTTTCAACCTTTATCGAAGTTAAGTTACAAGGGTTTCATTTAAACGGCAAAGCGCATTTAACGCATTATGTCAGCGATAATGGCGCTAAACGATCTTTTTGTAATAGTTGTGGTAGTAGCTTGTTTTTTGAGTCAGTCTATAATCGCGCAGACCAAACCATAGAAGTAGCGCTTGCGGCACTTGATTCTGGCCAGCACTTGTTTAAACCAAATGCGAATATTTATGTATCTTCTCAAGTCACTTGGCTGCATGATATTCATGAATTACCTCATTTTCCAAACTACAGGCAGTGA